The genomic window GATGATGGCTTTAAACAGGCGTTTATTGCGGCTTCCACACAAGAAGAAATTGTTGGTTTGATCGATTCTAGGTTAGAAGGGACGTTGAAAAGATGAGAAAAGTATCTGCGGAAAAATATCAGGCATTGGTAAAGATGAGTAATCCAGAAGGCATCATTGGGGCTTTAGCGATTGATCAAAGAGGTGCGTTGAAAAAAATGATAGCAACACACAAAGAGAAGGTGGAAGTCGAGGATTTGATACTTTTCAAAGAAAGTGTATCTGAAGAGTTGACCCCTTTCGCTTCATCCATTCTTTTAGATCCAGAATATGGGTTGCCTGCTGCCGAAAAACGTGCCGAGACAGCTGGTTTGTTATTGGCTTATGAGAAAACCGGATATGATACAACGATACCTGGACGTTTGCCGGATACCTTAGCATTTTGGTCAGTCAAAAGATTAAAAGAAGCGGGAGCAGACGGATGCAAATTCCTGCTTTACTATGACGTTGACGAAAGTAAGGAGATCAATGAACGTAAACAAGCATACGTGGAAAGAATTGGTTCGGAATGTCTAGCGGAAGATCTGCCCTTCTTTTTAGAATTATTGTCCTACGATGCAACGATCGCTGATACTACCTCAAAGGAATATGCGAAAATAAAACCGAAAAAGGTCATTGAAATGATGAAGGTTTTCTCTGATCCTAGGTTCAATGTAGATGTCTTAAAAGTAGAAGTACCGGTCAATATGAATGTTGTCGAAGGGTTTGGGGAAGAAATCATGTATTCCAAGCAAGAAGCAACCGCTTTGTTCCAAGAGCAAAGTCAAGCAACTGACTTACCGTTTATTTTTCTGAGTGCAGGTGTCAGTGCGGAACAATTTCAAGAGACGTTGCGTTTTGCTAAAAATGCAGGTTCTTCTTTCAATGGTGTTTTATGCGGACGGGCGACGTGGGCAGGTGGCGTGATACCTTTTGCAGAACAAGGGACACAAGCGGCAAAAAAATGGTTAGCTGAACAAGGAAGAAGTAACATCGAAGAGTTAAATGAAGTCTTGATGCAGACAGCTTCTTCTTGGCAAGAAAAGCTTGTTCGCTAGTCTATTAGCATCTTTAAAATAACGAAAAAGAAACGCTTCAAGTGCTTATCGGTGCGAAATGGAGTGTTTCTTTTTTTATGTTATTTTTTATTGGAATTTTGCTAATTATAAGAAAAAGAGGAGTTGGTTATACTCGTTATTTTATAAAAAATGAGGTGAATAAACTTTTTTATTATAAGGATTTTATTTATTTTTTCTATTATTATGATGTTTTTTTATTTTAACTGGTATTTTCGAGGTATTTAAACGTGATTTATATATTTTCATTGGAAACGTTGTTATATAGATGTTTTACGATGTTTTTCGTGTTGACGTACGGTTATTTTTGCCTTACGATTGTCTTGTGGTTATAACCAGTTTGGAAGGGGTATAAAAATGGAAAACTCTAGTAAGGGTAAGCCGTTATATTATCAACTAGTTGATGCACTAAAAAAACATATCGAGGCAGAAATGATCCCTCATGATAAATTGTTGTCTGAGCGGGAATTATGTCTGTACTATGGGGTGAGTCGGACGACGGTTCGGCTAGCGTTGCAGGAGTTAGAAACACTTGGTTACATTTATAAGAAACATGGAAAAGGAACATTTGTCAGTGACTTATCGAATCAAGCCGGCAGTTTGGCGGGGGCTTACAGTTTCACAGAAGAGATGCAAGCATTGGGACGTACACCGAAAACGAGTATTTTAGCATTTGAAAAACTAGCAGCGACCAAGCAGTTGGCTGAATGTTTGAATGTCAATTTAGGCGAAGCGATCTTCAAGATCAAGCGGCTACGTTTAGCAGACGATGTGCCTTTAATGGTGGAGCGATCCTATTTACCAGCAAAACTGTTTCTTGGTCTTGATTTATCATTATTGGAAAGTAAGCCTTTGTATGATGTCTTTCTGGAAGATTTTGATCAACATGTCCAAGTGGCAGAAGAAGAATTTTACGCAAGTATTGTGTATGCAAAAGATGCGGAATTGCTGCACATCTGTGATGGTGCGCCAATCTTACATTTGAAACGGACGACGTTCAATATCAAAAACGAAATCATTGAATACACAGATAGTATCGCAAGAGCAGACCAATTCCATTATAAGATCCGTCATGTTCGGAGTAATCTAGGGGGTAAATGAAAAATGTTTGAACTGTCAAAGGATGAATTAGAAAAAATAGGTGCAAGGATCACTACAGAAGAAATCAAGCAGCAGCCCGATCTTTGGGAAGAGGTTGTAGAAATCTTGGGAGAAAAGCAAAATGAACTCTCCCAGTTCTTTGATGCACTTGACAAAAGAGCTAACGGTAAGCAAATCCAAGTCATTTTTACCGGTGCGGGTTCTTCTCAATATGTCGGCGATACGATCGTTCCTTACTTAAATGAACATGGGGATACGGAACGTTTTGCCTTTCACAGTTTTGGTACGACAGATATCGTGGCTTCTCCAAAAGAGTATTTGTTTCCTGATCAACCTACATTACTCGTTTCTTTTGCGAGAAGTGGCAACAGTCCTGAAAGTTTAGCGGCGGTCAATATTGCGGATCAAGTGGTAAACACACTTTTTCATTTGACCATTACCTGTGCAAAAGACGGCGAGCTAGCAAAAATCGGACATGGGCAATCGCAACACTTCTTGTTGTTGATGCCAGAAAAGTCAAATGATGCCGGCTTTGCCATGACAGGTAGCTTTACTTGTATGTTATTGAGCGCACTTTGGCTTTTTGATACGACGAATACAGGTAAGAAACAAGAATATCTCCACACATTGAGCCGTATTGGTAGAGCTGTGATTGAAAGAGAGCAAGAATTAGCAGGGTTCTTAACGATTCCTTTTGATCGAGTGGCGTATCTAGGTTCTGGAAGTTTAGCGCAAGCAACAAGAGAAGCACAGCTGAAAATCTTGGAGTTGACTGCCGGAAAAATCGCGACGATCTTTGATTCTTCGATGGGCTTTCGTCACGGACCAAAATCCTTTGTCAATGATCAAACATTAGTGATCGGGTTTGTGACGAACCAAGAGTATACACGCAACTATGATATAGATATTTTAGAAGAAATCCATGAGAACGGTATTGCTGCCAATGTTTTAGCAATCGCTCAATCAACAAACAGAGATTTTTCTGGGACAAACTTTTTCTTAGAACCTGAAGCGTTAGAATTACCTGATGCGTATTTATCTGTAGTCATGATTTTAACCGCACAAATCATTGCTTTGCAAATGTCGATCAAAGTTGGTAATACACCTGACACGCCTTCACCGACAGGAACCGTGAACCGAGTAGTCAAAGGCGTGACGATCCATGAATATCCCGATGCGGAATAAAGGAGGAAACAAAAAAAGATGACACCAAACAAGAAAAAAGCGATGGAGCAATTGGCAACGAGAGACGGCATCATCAGTGCATTAGCAATCGATCAGCGAGGCGCATTGAAAAAAATGCTGTCGGCCTTAGGGCAAACGCCGACAGAGGAACAATTGATCGAATTCAAAGCGTTGGTTTCTAGTGAGTTGACGCCTTATGCTTCAGCTATTTTGTTAGATCCAGAATATGGATTACCCGCTGCCAAAGTTCGAGATCAAGAAGCTGGTTTGCTTTTAGCCTACGAAAAAACAGGTTATGATGTCTCCACGCCTGGACGTTTACCAGACCTGTTAAGTGATTGGTCTTCCTTGAGATTGAAAGAAGAACAGGCGGATGCAGTCAAATTTTTACTTTATTATGATGTGGATGAAGATCCTAAAATCAATCATTTGAAACATATCTTTATTGAGCGACTGGGAAGCGAGTGTGCAGGAGAAGATCGCCCATTTTATTTAGAACTACTTTCTTATGATGCTGGAATAAATGATAACGCTTCACCAGAGTATGCAAAGATCAAACCGCATAAAGTGATCGAAATGATGAAAGAATTTTCAAAACCTAGATACCAAGTAGATGTTTTGAAAGTTGAAGTACCAGTTAATATGAACTTTGTGGAAGGCTTTGGCGAAAAGGAAATCGTTTATAGTAAAAAAGAAGCAGCTGACTTTTTTAAGGCACAAAGTGAGACGACCCATTTACCATTTATTTTCCTAAGTGCCGGTGTGTCGGCTGAATTATTCCAACAAACACTGATCTTTGCGCATGAGTCAGGTTCCAGCTTCAATGGTGTCTTGTGTGGGCGAGCGACTTGGAAAGACGGCGTCAAAGCGTATGTAGAGTCTGGAAAAGAAGGGGCTATCCAATGGCTGCGGACACAAGGTAGACAGAATATTGAAGCCTTGAATCAAGTGATCAATCAGACAGCAACCCCTTGGTATCAAAAATCAGGCAAAGAATGAAAGCGTTACCTTTGTTTTTGGGGATAGGAAATTTATTTGTAAAGGAGAAGGAACAATGGCAATTATTGGTGTAAGAATCGATGGGCGTTTGATCCATGGACAAGTCGCGAATCTTTGGGTAACGAAGTTGTCGATTACTCGAATATTAGTGGCGGATGATGAGGTCGCAATGAATGCAGTAGAAAAAAGCGGATTGAAATTAGCAACGCCAGCAGGAGTTAAGTTGAGTGTTTTGCCAATTGAAAAAGCAGCAGAAAATATCTTGGCAGGGAAGTACGATTCCCAACGTTTACTGATCGTTGCGAAAAAACCTGATCGATTATTGAAACTTGTTGAATTAGGTGTACCGATCAAGGAAATCAATGTGGGGAATATGTCTCAAACCAATGAAACAAGATCAATCACAAAATCGATCAATGTGGTCGAAAAAGATATTGAAGATTTTAAACAGTTACATGCACGTGGGGTCCATTTGACCGCACAAATGGTGCCAAGTGATAAGGCAGAAGACTTCATGAGTCTTTTGAATAAATAAGGAGGGATTAGTAAATGTCCATTCAATGGTGGCAGATCTTATTATTGTCTTTATACGCAGGTTATCAAATTTTAGATGAACTACAAATCTATTCCTCGATGAGTGCCCCTGTTTTTGCCGGATTGTTCGCCGGTTTAGTCATGGGTGATCTGCAAGCTGGCTTGATCATCGGAGGAAGTATGCAACTGACCGTCTTAGGTGTTGGTACATTTGGTGGGGCTTCAAGAATCGATGCGAATTCAGGAACGATACTGGCAACTGCTTTTTCTATATCATTAGGAATGAATCCAGAACAGGCAATTGCAGCAATTGCCGTTCCTGTCGCTAGTTTAATGATCCAGCTAGATATTTTAGCCCGCTTTGCGAATACGTACTTCGCTCATCGTATCGATCAACATGTAGAAACAATGAATTATAAAGCAATTGAACGCAATTATTTATTAGGTGCTCTTCCATGGTCATTATCACGTATGATCCCTGTCTTTCTAGCTTTAGCATTTGGTGGCGGACTCGTTGAAAACGTCGTTGCTGTGCTAAACGGCGATTTGAAATGGTTAGGGGATGGCTTATCTGTCGCAGGAGCCGTTTTACCAGCAGTCGGTTTTGCTATTTTACTACGTTATTTACCAGTCAAGAAACATTTTCCTTATCTGATTTTAGGTTTTACGATCACTGCCTTGTTAGCTACATTGTTCTCAAATGTCCAGTTACTTGGAACGAGTGTCGCAAGTGTTGTCAAAGATTTGCCAGCAGCCTTCAACTCACTACCGATGTTGGCAGTGGCAATGATTGGCTTCTCGTTGGCAGCGATCAGTTATAAAAATAATCAACGAACAGAGAATCAGCAAGTAGCAACTCCACATTCAACCTCTGAGGAAGGAGAAATCGAAGATGACGAAATCTAATTACAAGTTAACGAAAGAAGATTTTACACAAATCAATCGGCGAAGTCTATTGACCTTCCAATTAGGCTGGAATTATGAACGGATGCAAGGTTCAGGGTATCTTTACACGATTTTGCCGCAACTGCGAAAAATTTATGGAGATGATACACCCGAATTAAAAGAAATCATGAAGACACATACACAGTTTTTCAATACTTCAAACTTTTTCAATACGATCATTACAGGAATCGATTTAGCGATCGAAGAAAAAGAAGGCATCGCCTCAAAAGAAACTGTTTCTGGGATGAAAGCTGGATTGATGGGGCCTTTCGCCGCCATTGGTGATTCCATTTTCGCCGCATTGATCCCAACTATTTTTGGGGCATTAGCAGCTAACATGGCGATCAATGGTAACCCCGCAGGTATTTTTATTTGGATCGCCGCACAAATCGCGGTCATGATCTTTCGTTGGAAACAATTGCAGTTTGCTTATAAGGAAGGTATTTCTTTAGTCACGACGATGCAATCACGGTTGACCGCTTTAACAGATGCCGCAACCTTACTGGGGGTATTTATGGTTGGCGCATTGGTTGCTACGATGGTGAATGTGAAATTTTCCTGGGCGCCAAGTATCGGTGATGTAACGATGAATATGCAAAATAATATCGATATGATCCTCCCTAAATTATTACCAGCAGCCATCGTTGGCGGGGTGTATTGGTTATTAGGTAAAAAGAATATGACATCCACAAGAGCGATTTTTATCGTCTTGATCATCTGCGTGGTCTTATCTGCGCTAGGTGTGATCTCAAAATAGGAGAGTGTTGTAAATGAGCAAAGAGTTAGTTCTTGTCAGTCATGGACAACTTTGCGAAGGACTAAAGGCAAGTACTGAAATGATCATGGGACCGCAAGCTCATATCCACACGGTTCCTTTATTACCAGAAGAAGGAACAGAGGACTTCAAAGAAAAATTTCTTTCGGCCGTTTCTTCGTTGGAAGACTATGTGGTCTTTTGTGACTTGATGGGCGGGACGCCAGCAAACAGCATTGCCCAATTGATCATGGAAGGAGAATCGATCGAACTGTATGCAGGAATGAATATGCCGATGGTCATCGAGTTTATCAATAGTCAAATGGTTGGCACACAGCCTGAATATGTTCGTTCTGGTGCAGAGAATATTTTGAATGTGAACCAAGTGATTGCTGTATTAGCAGAAGAGGATGAATAAAATCTGTGTTTGACAACGGTTACAAAAAATAGTATCGTTTAGATAGGATAGTGATTATTCAGTTAAGCTAGACCTGATCAACGGCCTTTTTAGGTGGTTGATTAGGTCTTTTTTTATACCCAACAGTAGAATAACTGCGGTAAGGCTATCGATCAAATTGAAAAGGAGCAATGACTGATGAGTTTTCCAAAGAATTTTTTATGGGGTGGCGCGACAGCGGCGAATCAATGTGAAGGGGCATGGGATGTAGATGGGAAAGGAGATTCGATCAGCGATCATAATCGTGCTGGCAATCGTACGATGGGAAAACGACGCACATTTGATTTAGTGATCGATGAGACCAACCATTACTACCCGAGTCATACCGCCATCGATTTTTATCATCGCTACAAAGAAGATATCGCATTGTTTGCTGAAATGGGGTTTAAAGCCTATCGCTTATCGATCGCGTGGACACGGATTTTTCCAAACGGGGACGAAGAACAACCAAATGAAGAAGGCTTGAAATTCTATGATGAGATCTTCGATGAGCTACATAAATATGGAATTGAACCGATCGTAACGATCTCGCATTTTGAATTGCCGTTTCATTTGGGGAAAACGTATGATGGCTTTTTAGATAAACGGACAATCGAATTTTATGAACGCTATGCAACAACCCTTTTTGAACGATACAAAAATAAAGTGAAATATTGGTTGACCTTCAATGAAATCAATTTCGGTGTCTTAGAGCATGGAAAACAAATCAACGGGCTGTTCAATCGCACATATACCGAAACAGAAAAGTATCAAGCTTTGCATAACGTCTTTCTTGCTTCTGCTCGCGCGGTGATTGCTGGTCATAAAATCAATCCTGATTTTCAGATTGGCTGTATGTTGGCGTATATCACGATGTATCCCAAAACATGTCATCCATTAGATGTTTTAAAGACGCAACAAATGAATGATCGTTTAAATTATTTTTGTGGAGATGTCCAAGTCAAAGGTGCGTATCCTTATTACATGAAACGCTACTTTGAAAAAGAAAACATCGACGTGGTGATTACGGAAGAGGACTTAGCCCTTTTGAAGGAAGGCGTAGTCGATTACTATACATTTAGTTATTACATGAGTACTTGTATTGCAGATGATCTAAATGATCGATCGGATAAAAGTGGCGGCAATTTATTTGGGGGTGTCGCTAACGAGTATCTTGAAACGAGCGAGTGGGGCTGGCAAGTAGATGCTGTAGGGCTACGGTATACATTGAATCAAATTTATTCTCGCTATGAGATCCCAGTGATGGTAGTAGAAAATGGACTTGGGGCTGTCGACAACATCGAACCAGACGGCTCGATCCATGACGATTACCGAATCGACTATCTCGCCCAACATATCCATGAAATGGGGAAAGCAATCGATGATGGCGTGGATTTGATCGGCTATACTTCTTGGGGCTGTATTGACTTGATCAGTGCAGGAACTGGAGAAATGAGTAAACGGTATGGCTTTATCTATGTTGATCGAGATGACGAAGGCAACGGCACATTAGCCCGCTCCCCTAAAAAGTCATTTTACTGGTATCAAAAAGTGATCGCAACAAATGGTGAAAGTGTAGAAATGAAATAATACGATCGAAAATAGTCCACATACGATTAGACAATCAACCGTATGTGGGCTATTTAGTGACTGATCTTTCAGATTATGAGTCCAAACCCGACGATTATGATTGGTTTTAGCTACCAGAAGTAAACTCATGTTATAGTAAAAAAAGTTGTTTCTGATGTACATTCGGTTTTGGAGAGAAGAAGCAATGGATTAGCACGCTCCTTTAACCAAAATAAGTAAAAAATATCCTAAGAATAAGAGAAAAGGTGTTATTGTTAGGTGATAACCGCTAGGATAGAAGGAGAGAAATAGTGAGAAAAATCAAAAATATCCAAATCATTCGATTCATCAAAATCATCCAATTCGGTCTTTATTTTATGTCATTGTTCTTATTTGCAAAATCCAGACATAAAGTGGCACTATTGCCTCTATCAGGGGGGATATTATTAGAAGTACAACTCCCTAGAAAGTACGGTTGGGGATTTGTGAAAAATAAGAAAAGTGTCTTTCTTTCTTCGAAAAAAACATGGCTCGAACCCATGATTGCTTTGGTTGTTTTAGTATTTTTGGTCGGTTTCGCATGCTATTTCTTGTAAAAATTCGAACAAAATCAAGGAGAAGCAGAAACGATGGATCATATTTTTGTGAAAAGCGAATTTGCCCCCCTAAAACGAGTGGTTTTGGCGCAGTCAGAATTTGGCTTTCCAACGAAAGAATTAACTGGAGTCGATTTTTTGACAGAAGAAAACCAAGCGTTATTTAGTGGGCCTGAAGTAATGGGGAAGGACTTTAATGAAGTTTTCCCAGAACAACAAAAAGCTTGGGAAGCTGAACGAAAAAATCTACAAAAAGTATTAGAAAAGTATGAGGTAGAAGTTCTGATTCCAAGAAAGTTGACCACTATTGAAAAAGAACTAGGAAATGAATATGGTTACAGTAACTTTTTCACTCGAGATCCCTTTTTTACGATCGGTGATCTATTGATTGAAGGCTCTTTGAAATTAGCGCATCGCAGAAACGAGATCCTACCAATACGTGAGATTCTCGTGAATGAATCGAATGTAAACGAGTGCTTGTATTTTTCGATCCCTAAGCCAGATATTTCGCAAGGTATCGATTCTGAGCAAGGCCCTTTCTTAGAAGGTGGGGATGTCTTGGTGCTAGGAAAAACGATTTTTGCGGGCAACTCAGGTCTAGCTTCTAATACGCGTGGTATTCAATGGTTAAGAAATTTGGTCAAACGGTTTGACTATGAAGTGATCGAGGTACCGCTTCATCCGACGATCTTACACCTAGACTGCGCCTTGAGCCTTGTCAGAGATGGTTTGATGATCGTATGTGAAGAAGCGTTCCTCAATGGAATCCCAGAACAATTAAGCAAATGGGATCGTGTCAATGTATCTTTAGCACAAGCCTCACGACTGGCAACCAATGGATTACCAATCAACGAGACGACATATGTCACAGATCCAGAATTTACATTTATTGGGGAAGAATTAGAGAAGCGAGGCATCACCGTCGAGTATGTGGATTATAAACTGACTAGGATCTTTGGTGGTTCTTTCAGATGCAGTACACAACCTCTTTTAAGAAATTAAGATAAACCTAAAATATGAGAAAAGGCAGGCAATTGCAGAGATGGTAAAAATCACAAATTTTCGAGATATCGGTGGCATCAAAAATAGAAACGGAAAAGAAGTATTAACAAATGTTTTCTTGCGTTCAGGTGAATTGTCTAGTCTGACAGAAGAAGACGCAAGACGTTTAGAAACAACGTATCGATTAGGTAAAATCGTTGATCTGCGTGGCGAAGATGAAATCCAAGCTCGACCAGATAAAGCTGTTCCTCAGACGAAATATATCCATATCGACATTATGAAAGATGTAGTAGACGAAGGAGCTGGGCTGGAAGATTTTGTAAAAATCGGCTCACCAGAAAAAGCGGCGAACTACATGACAAAAATATATGAAGAGATTGCCTTGAATCCGACTTCTCAAAAAGGCTATGCCAGTTTTTTCCATGAGGCTCTTACTTTAGATCAAGAAGAAAGTCTTTTATTCCATTGTTTTGCCGGAAAAGATCGGACAGGGATTGCGGCTTTGCTATTGTTAGAGTCATTAGACGTGCCACGAAAAGCAATCTATGTGGATTATCTACGCACGAACGAATTACGTAAAGCAGAAAATGCCATGATCTTAGCACAGGCTAAAAAAGTCCACTTGAACGAAGAAAATCTAGCTGCTCTAGAAGTTGCATTGAACGTTGACAGCAGCTACTTGGATCGTTTTTATCAAGTCGTTGAAAAAGAGTATGGATCGATCCAAAAATACCTAAAGCAAGCCATTGGTATGGATCAGCTAAGTTTAGACACCTTCAATCATCAATTCCTTAAAGGGTAAATCTTTGTTTCGCAATCTTTCTAACTACGAACAGCTTACTTTTTGAGAATTAGTTGTAAGCGAACATATTATTGTATTTGCTGACCTAAAAATTAGGTCAGTTTTTTTGTGGATATAAAAAATAAACCTCTTATTTTAAAATAATAAAGGTATGGTTCAAGTAAAAAGATTTCTTAAACTAAATCATCTTACGTAAAAGAGCAAACCAACAGGAGCAAGCTGTTGGTTTGCTCTTTAATTTGTGCTAGAATAGTCGAATTTCTATTTAAGTATTCGTTTCAGTAATTTTAATGTCCGCTCATTATAAGGCGGAAATAATCCAGGAACATTGAATTTTGCTCTATTCTCATATACTCCTTTTTTATGAGAGAAGGTCAAGAAACTATACTTGCCATGATAACTACCAATACCAGATTCCCCCACTCCACCGAAAGGTAAATGATGGTTGGCAACATGCTTGAGAACATCATTGACAGTGACATTCCCTGAGGAAATTTCAGACATGATTTTCTCTTTATTCATGGTAGAAGTTGTAAAAAGATATAGCGCTAAAGGTTTTTCATACTGTTTGATTTGGGCGATCGCATCGTTGATGGTATCGAATGACAAGATGGGCAAAATCGGACCAAAGATCTCTTCTTGCATGCTTACTGCTTCATGAGAAGGAAGATCTAGTAAAGTCGGTTCAATGAATAAGTCCGCCCGATTCGTTTCACCACCAGCGATAACGAATGACTGATCTGCTTCCAACAACTTGTGTAGTCGCACAAAATGCCGATCATTGATGATTCGACCATAATCGGTATTATTTCTGATATCAGCACCATAAAACTCTTTGATAGCGGCCGTCATTTCTTTGATCAATGCCTCTTTTCGTTTATGGGACACTAAAACATAATCTGGTGCAATACAAGTTTGTCCGTTGTTCTGCAATTTCCCCCAAATGATACGCTTGGCTGCTAATTTCAGATTCGCGGTATCATCCACGACCACCGGACTTTTTCCACCTAATTCTAAAGTGACAGGAGTCAAGTGTTTGGCGGCTGCTTGCATCACGATTTTCCCAACAGGTACGCTACCAGTGAAGAAAATATAGTCGAAGCGTTGCGCAAGTAATTCAGTCGTTACATCCACACCACCCTCAACAGTGGTAATGTATTCTTTGGGGAAAATGGAGCGGATCAGTTTTGTCAAAACGTTGGACACATTAGGCGCTAATTCACTTGGTTTCAAAATTACCGTATTTCCCGCAGCGATTGCCCCAATCAGTGGCTCAATCGCTAAATGAAAAGGGTAATTGAAAGGAGCGATGATCAAGACTTGTCCGTAAGGCTCATAATCCAGATAGCTTTTCCCCCACATATAGATCGGTGTATGAACGGGTTGACGTTTGGCGAATTTCTTTAATTTTTTGATCATCATAGAAATACTTTGATAGACGACACCAATTTCAGTTACGTATGCTTCATGTGCTGGTTTTCGTAAATCTTTGTACAATGCTTGCGTTAATTCAATCTCGATTTCTTTCATTCCGTGTTTCAGTTTCGCTAATTGCGCCAAGCGAAAGTCGATCGATTTTGTTTGCCCAGTTGCGAAAAAGTGTTGTTGCTCTCTTAAAAGTTGATTGATCACTTGTATTCTCCTTTATGGTTGATTTGGCAGTCGTTGCTATAGCTCAATCATACGGGTATAAATTTGTACTTGTCAAATTGTTTTGTTTTTGGTTCGGTAAATGTATGAAGCGATTTCCTTTGCATTGACAGAGAGCTGGTTGAAGAACGTGAAACGAGCAAAAATTATGGAGAAACTAAAGATATAGTGACCATTTTTACGCTGTATATTGATCCAATATTATCGCTTAGGGAGGATCGTTTTATTTTTAGATTGAATGTATTTATTCTTACTTCTGGAAAATAAAATCAATAAATTCCCTTGATTTTAGAGAAATAAATAAATGGACAATAATTATTTTATCCGTTATTTTAAATAGTTTGATGGCTATAGGATGTTCGTTTTTTTATGCAAGGAGATAAGCTACTCGTAAAATAGGTTAATTATCTCAATTTTCATATTTTTTGAAGTGAAAGATACTTTTTTTGTGAGTATAGTTAGAGAATCAGGTATAACGAAAGAATGTTCATTAAAAATACATATAATAGAAATTGATTTTTAAAAATCCAAAAACTGATAATAACTAAACGAAAGTACATAAAATGTAAGCCTAAAGATTGTAGATTTTTGTTATGCATAGGCAGTAGCTGACTAGAGATAGAAATAAGGGGAATAAGATTATAAATAGCTTCTACCAGAAATTTTGATAAAGTTATTTTTTAGATTTTCCGCGAATTTATTATTAGTATTTCTCCATCATTTTTGTTATACATGTTTACAATCTATTTTTTAAGAATAGATAAAAAAAACAAACGGGGTGCTCAAATGCGAGAATTACAATTAAAGT from Enterococcus sp. DIV1094 includes these protein-coding regions:
- a CDS encoding PTS mannose/fructose/sorbose/N-acetylgalactosamine transporter subunit IIC, which encodes MSIQWWQILLLSLYAGYQILDELQIYSSMSAPVFAGLFAGLVMGDLQAGLIIGGSMQLTVLGVGTFGGASRIDANSGTILATAFSISLGMNPEQAIAAIAVPVASLMIQLDILARFANTYFAHRIDQHVETMNYKAIERNYLLGALPWSLSRMIPVFLALAFGGGLVENVVAVLNGDLKWLGDGLSVAGAVLPAVGFAILLRYLPVKKHFPYLILGFTITALLATLFSNVQLLGTSVASVVKDLPAAFNSLPMLAVAMIGFSLAAISYKNNQRTENQQVATPHSTSEEGEIEDDEI
- the lacD gene encoding tagatose-bisphosphate aldolase; the protein is MTPNKKKAMEQLATRDGIISALAIDQRGALKKMLSALGQTPTEEQLIEFKALVSSELTPYASAILLDPEYGLPAAKVRDQEAGLLLAYEKTGYDVSTPGRLPDLLSDWSSLRLKEEQADAVKFLLYYDVDEDPKINHLKHIFIERLGSECAGEDRPFYLELLSYDAGINDNASPEYAKIKPHKVIEMMKEFSKPRYQVDVLKVEVPVNMNFVEGFGEKEIVYSKKEAADFFKAQSETTHLPFIFLSAGVSAELFQQTLIFAHESGSSFNGVLCGRATWKDGVKAYVESGKEGAIQWLRTQGRQNIEALNQVINQTATPWYQKSGKE
- a CDS encoding SIS domain-containing protein — protein: MFELSKDELEKIGARITTEEIKQQPDLWEEVVEILGEKQNELSQFFDALDKRANGKQIQVIFTGAGSSQYVGDTIVPYLNEHGDTERFAFHSFGTTDIVASPKEYLFPDQPTLLVSFARSGNSPESLAAVNIADQVVNTLFHLTITCAKDGELAKIGHGQSQHFLLLMPEKSNDAGFAMTGSFTCMLLSALWLFDTTNTGKKQEYLHTLSRIGRAVIEREQELAGFLTIPFDRVAYLGSGSLAQATREAQLKILELTAGKIATIFDSSMGFRHGPKSFVNDQTLVIGFVTNQEYTRNYDIDILEEIHENGIAANVLAIAQSTNRDFSGTNFFLEPEALELPDAYLSVVMILTAQIIALQMSIKVGNTPDTPSPTGTVNRVVKGVTIHEYPDAE
- a CDS encoding GntR family transcriptional regulator, with amino-acid sequence MENSSKGKPLYYQLVDALKKHIEAEMIPHDKLLSERELCLYYGVSRTTVRLALQELETLGYIYKKHGKGTFVSDLSNQAGSLAGAYSFTEEMQALGRTPKTSILAFEKLAATKQLAECLNVNLGEAIFKIKRLRLADDVPLMVERSYLPAKLFLGLDLSLLESKPLYDVFLEDFDQHVQVAEEEFYASIVYAKDAELLHICDGAPILHLKRTTFNIKNEIIEYTDSIARADQFHYKIRHVRSNLGGK
- a CDS encoding PTS system mannose/fructose/N-acetylgalactosamine-transporter subunit IIB — encoded protein: MAIIGVRIDGRLIHGQVANLWVTKLSITRILVADDEVAMNAVEKSGLKLATPAGVKLSVLPIEKAAENILAGKYDSQRLLIVAKKPDRLLKLVELGVPIKEINVGNMSQTNETRSITKSINVVEKDIEDFKQLHARGVHLTAQMVPSDKAEDFMSLLNK
- the lacD gene encoding tagatose-bisphosphate aldolase gives rise to the protein MRKVSAEKYQALVKMSNPEGIIGALAIDQRGALKKMIATHKEKVEVEDLILFKESVSEELTPFASSILLDPEYGLPAAEKRAETAGLLLAYEKTGYDTTIPGRLPDTLAFWSVKRLKEAGADGCKFLLYYDVDESKEINERKQAYVERIGSECLAEDLPFFLELLSYDATIADTTSKEYAKIKPKKVIEMMKVFSDPRFNVDVLKVEVPVNMNVVEGFGEEIMYSKQEATALFQEQSQATDLPFIFLSAGVSAEQFQETLRFAKNAGSSFNGVLCGRATWAGGVIPFAEQGTQAAKKWLAEQGRSNIEELNEVLMQTASSWQEKLVR
- a CDS encoding PTS system mannose/fructose/sorbose family transporter subunit IID: MTKSNYKLTKEDFTQINRRSLLTFQLGWNYERMQGSGYLYTILPQLRKIYGDDTPELKEIMKTHTQFFNTSNFFNTIITGIDLAIEEKEGIASKETVSGMKAGLMGPFAAIGDSIFAALIPTIFGALAANMAINGNPAGIFIWIAAQIAVMIFRWKQLQFAYKEGISLVTTMQSRLTALTDAATLLGVFMVGALVATMVNVKFSWAPSIGDVTMNMQNNIDMILPKLLPAAIVGGVYWLLGKKNMTSTRAIFIVLIICVVLSALGVISK